The DNA window CTGTCTTAATCAAGGCACGGATGCGGATataggtgatgatgatgtttttGTTGTAAGTATCAACAACGTCTCCATACTTAATATAATAACTAATAATTGAACTTGTAAAGCCCACTAGACTACAAATGGACATCCAtggataaaatgacaataacagTGACAGCAAATTACATTGCTATAATATTTAACATACACAGTATTAAAACTTCAAGTAGGCTGGTGATATCACTCGaaattatgatgtactttgcAACAGATATGATCAAGTGTTCTCCTTAGAACATTTTTGACAATCtgcaatatatttcttcattcagccgagGAAAATACAAGTAGGATAAGGGGTCTTCTCACTGTAAGTCGAAGACATTTACCGATGAATGTGAAATGTAGCTATTATCAGATCTGATATAACTGTCTTTACTTATTGGCGCTATATCTCTATTTATACTGTGACAAATTCTAAATGAATTGAACACATTAAAATTTTATTGGAAATATAAAGAAAAGTGCATCCTGATGAGTCAGAAGTATAGAATTTATCACACGACATGGCCGCCATGTTTCTATGAAGAGTAGCAGGTCTTACATCAGTAAAATGAAAGAATGCACTGGACCAACCCCAGTCAAGTTGGatactaaaataaaacaatgaagaCGCAgacattagggttagggatttcTAAGTTTGAAACTAAAGTAAAACAAAGGTGATGGTGACtttagggttagggatttttAAGTTTGAAACTAAAGTAAAACAAAGGTGATGGTGACGTTAGGGTTAGGATTTTTTGAGTGTAGAGCTACGTTGAGATGATGTTGTGTTGTTCACTTCATTCAATGTGAACTGTTATTGCTTCGAAGATTTGGCATGGTGTCCTGTCTTGTTAGGTCAGGTGTGGCAGTATTTCTGTAAGAGTTTCAGTCCCAGTTCATATTTGATTGAGTCAGCACAAGTATAAATTATTGAATCATCATAATTTTTTTGGCAACTGtctatagagagagagagagagctagacTGTCCCGATTAAAGTAATGTGAACCTTGGTAGATGCTACAGGGACCATGACTTCGAGATATTGTGAAATGGCAATATAAATCTTGTATGCTACATTTCAAGTGAACGACTTGGCCAGCGTATGTGAATCACTTAGATTTGCAGTGACCATGTATGTACAAGATTAATGTAATCTGTTTTGTCTTTTGACAGTCTTTGGATTCACTGCCAGAGTGCCATGGGCCAGGACAACCAATCAGTCCAGATAGCAGGTATGATGGTAGCCAGAGTGATGTCAGGGACCCCTTGCTTGTAGGCTTTCACTTTAGTCATCCCCATgccaaccaccaccaccttcaTCGAGTGCATTATGTGTCCCGCAGCAACAAAACTGGATCAGGAAGTAATGGCAAACAGGAGGATTCGACAAAAAAACAAGTACCAcatcagcaacaacaacaacaacaacaacaatcacaACAAAGCACACAAACATTACAAGAAGTTATCTGGGTGAAACATGCTAGAGACAGAAGTACTAGCAATGGCAAAGATAAGGACTTGGAGCAGGGGGATGAAGTGTCGGACTGTTACGTGCAATTCCAGAAAAATGCCCCCAGTATACATGAATATAGTTACCCAACTATGGATTCAATAAGGCCGGATCCATGGAAGGAGGGTGAACTTAAGAAAACGCCTGTTGTTACATCTCAACCCCCACCGTTGTTAGGCGATAAAAGGCACAAAGTGACTGACTATGGATTTACACAGCGTGCACGATGTATTTATTGTAATGAAATCTTCAATCCTGAAGACAATCCATGTGGTAATTGTCCCGATGCACCTGACGAAATGCGACGGTGTATAAATAAAGTCAGCTGTGTCAGTTGTGCGTCATGTATGTTATACTACTGTATGTCGGACGCTGATGGTGACTATGGTGACACGTGCTCGTGTGACGCGAGTGATGAACAATTTTGCCAGAGATGGACTGGACTGGCAGCACTCTCATTTTTGGTACCCTGTCTTTGGTGCTATTTCCCGTTACGAGCCTGCCACAGATGTGGTGTCGCGTGTGGATGTTGTGGCGGTCGACACAAAGCGGTCTGATGCCACATGGTGCCGACAGGAATAGACATCTGTCTTCTGTATTTTACCCATTACAGGGTATTCTCTACCTGATGATGTTGACTTAAAAGAAATAGTTACCAAGGGATGGAATCACGCCTGCTGTTTACTAATAAACAGCCATGTGGAGAGCAGAGCTGCGCACGGCAACAACTGTAGAgtatgtgcgtgcatgtgtgcgtgtgcatgtgtgtctgtgtgtgtgcgcatgtgTGAGAGAGATCTCATTGCAGTTGAGGACACATAAGGTGGTCAAACTGAGTGAGAGAACtgttttcttttagtttttCAGCAAAAGAAATTAGAATGAAGTTTACTCCTCAAACTTGCAAGGCAAAGTTAGCATATACAGTTATTAGAGCTTCAAGGGTTTGCAATGTCCAACTTGCAATATTCAATAGAATTTTATCTTTTGtgattatgattttttttttttaatgttggTGCTGTTACCGGGAAACTTTGATACATTTTCTCAAAAAGCAACCGTTTTAGGTATTGATATGAAAATGTAGATAAAGAAAAACAGTAAAAGGAAGGAGGGCTCTTATTTGATAAGTTATTTCATTTGCTATAAATCGAACTGTTTTGTCTTTTGGAAAATGTGTCAAAGTTTGTTGGTCAGAAACATCTTTGTTTTTAGCCAAGCTACAACAGCTCTCTTTGTTTTAAATGTCAACTGTCTGTCAATCATTGTACAGTCAGATTATATAAACTATAGTTTTTATGTTCATATGATAAAAAATTATCCAGTTGCCAAAGTGCTACTgttaatttttcttttttttgtacattcaaATTTGCAATTTTACGTCAAATTTTTTAGAAAGGTACACAGAGGAGGAAAGATTTACCAATCTATGCTTAAATTGGCTGTGGACATTGCATGGTGCTTGCCATTGGCTACAGATTTACAGGTCAGAGAGCACACACTTAAAATGGTGCTTGTGATTGGCTACAGAtttacaggtcaaaggttaggaCAGTCACAAGtgagcagcagcagcagcagccaGTCAACGTTTTTTGCCATGGTTTTATTTTCCTTATATAGAAATAAAAGCCATATGCAAATCATGCCAGCTAACAGGCACAGATTGGCGGATCTGTATATAGTGTATACTGAGTGCTGGAAATAAAACTTTGAGGCTTTGTAGTGGCAGTGAAAAAGTGTTTATACACTGTCAATCACACAGTGTGAAGTTGCTAGTGAGAACTAGCTGATTTCAAATATAGAGGAgtatctgacctttgacacaagGCCCTGACCTTTAAcctgatagatagatagtacTGGTACATAGTGGTCACAACATGTCTTCAGTTCTATTAGGAGTTTTTTTCCACTTCCAGCCAATACAAGATTTTGTTACCTTGTATAACACTATTACAGAGTTTTAATAGCCATTGTACCTTTGCCTAGATCAATTATGCAGCTGTAGTGTGATAAAAAAGAACCATTGGTCaaagagggggaggggggaggggtttaCATTATTGGTCATGTAAGTTATTTTGGAAGGGCcaacagacatatttttttttgtatagaTAGATGTATGTACAGAAGCAGACATTTCTTAGCTGATTAATCTTGATGACAAAAATGAACTCAGCCATTTTCTCTTAAGTCTACCCAAACCCAACCACTGCCATTGTGTTACCATTTTCATAGGTGAGTTAAGCAAATCATCCCCTCGAAATGAATAACTGcaatattgattgttttgtttgcagaaattttacataaaaaatgCTAAATATATGAAGTTTTTTATGGGGGAAAGGGAAGCAGATTTTCAACTTAGAGGACTCTTGTGTATTATGCCACCTTGCCTCTGTTGGATTTTATACTGAATACCACCAGGAAGcaacctcatttgcatatgtcattTACATTCAGAGGTACAAGTGACATCTATTCTGAAGAGGGACTGTAGAGCAAAGATTTGGGGGGGTGTACTTGACCTTGCAAAATCTGTTGTTGGAACTCCACCAAATAAcgtatatcatttttttttaattttttttttttttgggggggggaacTATGCGGCCATAAAGTCATGTAGCAGCTATTAATATATTAAGTAAAATATACTAAAATGTCCAGGAATATAGCACAAGTCATGGAAGAGCACATAAAGTTAGAAATGTTGTAGTGTTTTGGTTGAGTTCCAACAATCCCAGTCAGTaggcaaaaaacaaaaaaaaaacaaaaaaaaaacaatcatggTGACCACCAAGTGTGGAAAAGTAAGAAATTGGTTTTGGTATCATCCTTAGTTTGCTTGTAGAGCTAACTTTTGGATTCCATTTGTTCTACTGTGGAATGCTgtgtataaatatgttattttcatataGTCTTGTAGCAGCTTTTGATACTGTTCTACTGTAGAACAAGACAGGGGTGGGGTCGTTGTTGATGTCCTCTTCGCCTTGTGACAGGCAATGGGGGATTGAAGGAACACCACCATTAGAGAATGTGTCATCTACCTTTGAACATGATTCATGGATGAGTTACTGTCATCATCAGTAGTAGCATTTGATGAAGTTCTACCATAGAGCTAGTCAAGGTGGATTGTCCTTCATCTCTATTGCACCATGTGACGGAATGGAGATCAACGAAACGCCATCGTCGGTCAACTTTATGTACGAGTCTACCAGCGAACATGATGCGTGAATACATTATACTTTCATCATCTGTGGCAGCCTTTGAGCAGTTGTTCAGTAGACCGCAACTTAGTTGTGTCAACATGTTACtttcattatcatcaccatcatcatcatgatcatcatcaatACATAGCAGCAGATAGTCAATAGGATATTATCATTTTCTTGATGTCTGGAAGCTTCTCTCCCGAAAAAAAGGACATTTTTTTATAAGACAGAGAAGACTGGCATATTTTATGCAAAATACAAAGTCAACGGTGTGGTTTACAGGGACTTAGAAATACATACCTGAAGGTTCAATAGTAGTCAGTTAATTATAGAACTGTATagagaaattttaaaaaaagaagttaacaaaaaaaaagaaccaTGGCTAAAATGATGAGACTTTTTCATCATGATCACCAAAAATGGTTGATACAATCATGTTCGTTACAATTTTACCTGTACAATTCTGTGCTCATTTTGTAATTTGAGTTCTCCTAATTTTTTGAAGTCCAACCAGATGACTTAGTCTGCAGCCATGTTTTTCTGTATTCTGATCCATTTTTTATACTggacattacatttgtattcctTATTAAAAAAAAGCCAAGTCTTTTTGCCACCCATGGATGTAGTGTATGTATTAATGGGGACAATTTAGATGAAAACCAAGTGGCAACAAATACTGCCATGGTTATGCTGAAATGAACACGAATATCACAGTTGAAATAAAGCACACATTAGTACATTTCACTCCTGCCTCGGACCCCACTTTATTTTTCACCAAGATAAAACATATTGTGAGTTGCGTTATGAT is part of the Glandiceps talaboti chromosome 2, keGlaTala1.1, whole genome shotgun sequence genome and encodes:
- the LOC144453822 gene encoding sprouty-related, EVH1 domain-containing protein 2-like isoform X1, which translates into the protein MADKRLDDDSYVVRVRALVMARDDSTGGWSPLAGGALSVVGVYKLPRDDVTHKNEYLIYGQALEDQTVVLECMLRKDIMYTKVNPTFHHWKMDDKRFGLTFQSTADARAFDRGVKRAIEDLMDGSTDNCLNQGTDADIGDDDVFVSLDSLPECHGPGQPISPDSRYDGSQSDVRDPLLVGFHFSHPHANHHHLHRVHYVSRSNKTGSGSNGKQEDSTKKQVPHQQQQQQQQQSQQSTQTLQEVIWVKHARDRSTSNGKDKDLEQGDEVSDCYVQFQKNAPSIHEYSYPTMDSIRPDPWKEGELKKTPVVTSQPPPLLGDKRHKVTDYGFTQRARCIYCNEIFNPEDNPCGNCPDAPDEMRRCINKVSCVSCASCMLYYCMSDADGDYGDTCSCDASDEQFCQRWTGLAALSFLVPCLWCYFPLRACHRCGVACGCCGGRHKAV
- the LOC144453822 gene encoding sprouty-related, EVH1 domain-containing protein 2-like isoform X2, whose amino-acid sequence is MADKRLDDDSYVVRVRALVMARDDSTGGWSPLAGGALSVVGVYKLPRDDVTHKNEYLIYGQALEDQTVVLECMLRKDIMYTKVNPTFHHWKMDDKRFGLTFQSTADARAFDRGVKRAIEDLMDGTDADIGDDDVFVSLDSLPECHGPGQPISPDSRYDGSQSDVRDPLLVGFHFSHPHANHHHLHRVHYVSRSNKTGSGSNGKQEDSTKKQVPHQQQQQQQQQSQQSTQTLQEVIWVKHARDRSTSNGKDKDLEQGDEVSDCYVQFQKNAPSIHEYSYPTMDSIRPDPWKEGELKKTPVVTSQPPPLLGDKRHKVTDYGFTQRARCIYCNEIFNPEDNPCGNCPDAPDEMRRCINKVSCVSCASCMLYYCMSDADGDYGDTCSCDASDEQFCQRWTGLAALSFLVPCLWCYFPLRACHRCGVACGCCGGRHKAV